One Anthonomus grandis grandis chromosome 13, icAntGran1.3, whole genome shotgun sequence DNA segment encodes these proteins:
- the LOC126743818 gene encoding DCN1-like protein 1, whose protein sequence is MQYLEVKLQKFSRFSSKITEVFIKCFLFINQLLFSYFLFKMHKLKSSQREKVKKFISFTQTGENTAIYCLTQNDWKLDLASDNYFQNPDAYYKEPRSVDKKKLESLYNRYKDPNEPDKITVDGIMKFLDDLGLPPESKLVLIIAWKFKAATQCEFSRDEFMNGMTELGCDSIDKLKQRLPTLENELRDSYKFKDFYQFTFNFAKNPNQKGLDLDMAIAYWNIVLKGKFKFLDLWCTFLVENHKRSIPKDTWNLLLDFAQQIADDMSNYDEEGAWPVLIDDFVEWASSKAKENQPHSTSQLE, encoded by the exons ATGCAGTATTTGGAggttaaattacaaaaatttagcAGATTTAGCAGCAAAATAACGGAAGTATTTATCAAATGCTTCCTTTTTATTAACCAactattatttagttattttttgtttaaaatg cataaatTGAAATCATCTCAAagagaaaaagtgaaaaagtttATATCGTTTACACAGACTGGTGAAAATACAGCTATTTATTGCCTGACACAGAATGATTGGAAGCTGGATCTTGCCAGTGACAACTACTTTCAGAACCCGGATGCATACTATAAGGAGCCCCGAAGTGTTGACAAAAAGAAACTTGAATCTCTATACAACAGATACAAAGACCCCAATGAGCCAGACAAAATCACAGTCGATGGTATCATGAAATTTCTTGACGATCTGGGACTGCCACCTGAATCAAAGCTTGTTCTCATTATTGCATGGAAATTTAAGGCGGCCACTCAGTGTGAATTTAGTAGAGACGAATTTATGAATGGAATGACAGAACTAGGTTGTGACAGCATTGATAAATTAAAGCAGAGGTTGCCAACTTTAGAAAATGAACTTAGAGATAGTTATaagtttaaagatttttatcagtttacatttaattttgccaaaaaccctaatcaaaaaggtttaGATCTTGATATGGCAATAGCATACTGGAATATAGTATTAAAAGGgaagtttaaatttttggacTTGTGGTGCACATTTTTAGTG gaGAACCATAAAAGGTCTATCCCGAAAGACACGTGGAACCTCCTCTTAGATTTTGCTCAACAAATCGCAGACGATATGAGTAACTATGATGAAGAGGGAGCGTGGCCGGTGCTGATTGACGATTTTGTAGAATGGGCCTCTTCAAAAGCAAAAGAAAATCAACCACACagcacaagtcaactggaataA